In Helianthus annuus cultivar XRQ/B chromosome 8, HanXRQr2.0-SUNRISE, whole genome shotgun sequence, a single genomic region encodes these proteins:
- the LOC110871651 gene encoding uncharacterized protein LOC110871651 isoform X1, which produces MKTEDYKRRGILRLPGSCRSFKKTNEWMSAAVTIIVGIVFGFFIGVSFPDISPPKLKLVPSIDTYIGDKNSGRSTQTILNVISVSRDNVSTEAQKLDDPSQIFVPTNPRGAERLPPAIVASESDFYPRRLYGRPSEDPTFKPKYLVTFTVGYDQKDNIDQAVKKFSDNFTILLFHYDGRTTEWDEFAWSKRAIHISVPKQTKWWYAKRFLHPDIVAPYDFIFIWDEDLGVENFDAEEYIKLVKKHKLEISQPGLDLKSKGLTWHMTKRQEDLEVHKKIKGKPRWCTYPHLPPCAAFVEIMAPVFSRETWRCVWYLIQNDLVHGWGLDFALQKCVEPAYERIGVVDAQWIVHQGVPSLGNQGNEDDGKARWRGVRERCKNEWKMFQDRVYKADEDYYKSIGVENMVPEANWVNMDKVQ; this is translated from the exons ATGAAAACCGAAGACTATAAAAGAAGGGGAATATTAAGGCTACCGGGAAGTTGTCGTAg TTTCAAAAAAACAAATGAATGGATGAGTGCCGCTGTAACGATCATAGTCGGTATTGTTTTCGGTTTCTTCATTGGAGTATCGTTTCCGGATATTTCACCACCAAAG CTCAAACTCGTACCCTCGATTGATACATACATTGGTGACAAAAATTCGGGGCGTTCTACGCAAACAATCTTAAATGTGATTTCTGTCTCAAGGGACAATGTCTCAACCGAAGCTCAAAAACTTGATGATCCATCACAG ATTTTCGTCCCAACTAACCCTCGCGGTGCGGAAAGATTACCTCCAGCTATAGTTGCTTCCGAATCAGATTTTTATCCTAGAAGATTATACGGCAGACCAAGTGAG GACCCAACATTCAAACCAAAGTATCTTGTGACTTTCACTGTTGGTTATGATCAGAAAGATAACATTGACCAAGCAGTCAAAAAG TTTTCAGACAACTTCACTATCCTTTTGTTCCACTATGATGGCCGAACAACCGAATGGGATGAATTTGCGTGGTCAAAACGAGCCATTCACATAAGTGTTCCAAAGCAAACTAAATG GTGGTATGCTAAAAGATTCCTGCATCCGGATATTGTTGCACCGTACGACTTCATATTTATATGGGATGAAGATCTCGGAGTTGAAAATTTTGATGCTGAAGA ATACATTAAACTTGTGAAGAAGCACAAATTGGAGATATCACAGCCCGGATTGGATCTAAAAAGTAAGGGTTTGACATGGCATATGACCAAGAGACAAGAAGACCTTGAAGTTCATAA AAAAATAAAGGGGAAACCGCGCTGGTGCACTTACCCACATTTGCCTCCATGCGCAGC ATTTGTGGAGATCATGGCTCCTGTGTTTTCTAGAGAGACTTGGCGTTGTGTATGGTACTTAATCCAG AATGATTTGGTTCATGGATGGGGTCTTGACTTTGCCCTACAAAAATGTGTCGAG CCCGCATACGAAAGAATTGGAGTAGTAGATGCACAATGGATTGTTCATCAAGGCGTGCCTTCACTCGGGAACCAG GGAAATGAAGATGATGGGAAAGCTAGATGGAGAGGG GTGAGGGAGAGGTGCAAAAACGAGTGGAAAATGTTTCAGGACCGCGTATACAAAGCAGACGAAGATTATTACAAATCGATTGGTGTTGAAAATATGGTTCCTGAAGCGAATTGGGTGAATATGGATAAAGTTCAGTAG
- the LOC110871652 gene encoding uncharacterized protein LOC110871652, with protein MKFEDYKRRGSCRSFRKPNEWMRAAVKIIICIVFGFSIGVSFRDISPPKLKLVPSIDTYIGDKNSGRSTQTILNVKSVSRDNVSTKAQKLGDQSQIFVSTNPRGAERLPPAIIASESDLYPRRLYGRPSEDLTFKPKYLVTFTVGYDQKDNIDQAVKKFSDNFTILLFHYDGRTNEWNEFEWSKRAIHISVPKQAKWWYAKRFLHPDIVAPYDFIFIWDEDLGVENFDAEEYIKLVKKYKLEISQPGLDLKSEGLTWDMTQRQEELEVHKKVKGNPGWCTYPHLPPCAAFVEIMAPVFSKEAWRCVWYLIQNDLVHGWGLDFALQKCVEPAYERIGVVDAQWIVHQGVPSLGNQGNGDDGETRWKGVRKRSQNEWKMFHDRLFKAEEDYYKSLGIENTVPEANWVNMDKNK; from the exons TGAATGGATGAGGGCTGCTGTAAAGATCATAATCTGTATTGTTTTTGGTTTCTCCATTGGAGTATCATTTAGGGATATTTCACCACCAAAG CTTAAACTCGTACCCTCAATTGATACATACATTGGTGACAAAAATTCGGGGCGTTCTACACAAACTATCTTAAATGTGAAATCTGTCTCAAGGGACAATGTCTCAACCAAAGCTCAAAAACTTGGTGATCAATCACAG ATTTTCGTCTCAACGAACCCTCGCGGTGCGGAAAGATTACCTCCAGCTATAATTGCTTCTGAATCAGACTTATATCCTAGAAGATTATATGGTAGACCTAGTGAG GACCTAACATTCAAACCAAAGTATCTTGTAACTTTCACTGTTGGTTATGATCAGAAAGATAACATTGACCAAGCAGTCAAAAAG TTTTCGGACAACTTCACTATCCTTTTGTTCCACTATGATGGCCGAACAAACGAATGGAATGAATTTGAGTGGTCAAAAAGAGCCATTCACATAAGTGTTCCAAAGCAAGCTAAATG GTGGTATGCTAAAAGATTCTTGCATCCGGATATTGTTGCACCGTATGACTTCATATTTATATGGGATGAAGATCTTGGAGTTGAGAATTTTGATGCTGAAGA ATACATCAAACTTGTGAAGAAGTACAAGTTGGAGATATCACAGCCCGGCTTGGATTTAAAAAGTGAGGGTTTGACATGGGATATGACCCAGAGACAAGAAGAACTTGAAGTTCACAA AAAGGTAAAGGGAAATCCGGGCTGGTGCACTTACCCACATTTGCCTCCATGCGCAGC ATTTGTGGAGATCATGGCTCCCGTGTTTTCTAAAGAGGCTTGGCGTTGCGTATGGTACTTAATCCAG AATGATTTGGTCCATGGATGGGGTCTTGACTTTGCCCTACAAAAATGTGTGGAG CCCGCATACGAAAGAATTGGAGTAGTAGATGCACAATGGATTGTTCATCAAGGCGTGCCTTCACTCGGGAACCAG GGAAATGGAGATGATGGGGAAACTAGATGGAAAGGG GTGAGGAAGAGGTCCCAAAACGAGTGGAAAATGTTTCACGACCGCCTATTCAAAGCAGAAGAAGATTATTACAAATCGCTTGGCATTGAAAATACAGTTCCTGAAGCGAATTGGGTGAATATGGATAAAAATAAGTAG
- the LOC110871651 gene encoding uncharacterized protein LOC110871651 isoform X2, which yields MKTEDYKRRGILRLPGSCRSFKKTNEWMSAAVTIIVGIVFGFFIGVSFPDISPPKLKLVPSIDTYIGDKNSGRSTQTILNVISVSRDNVSTEAQKLDDPSQIFVPTNPRGAERLPPAIVASESDFYPRRLYGRPSEDPTFKPKYLVTFTVGYDQKDNIDQAVKKFSDNFTILLFHYDGRTTEWDEFAWSKRAIHISVPKQTKWWYAKRFLHPDIVAPYDFIFIWDEDLGVENFDAEEYIKLVKKHKLEISQPGLDLKSKGLTWHMTKRQEDLEVHKFVEIMAPVFSRETWRCVWYLIQNDLVHGWGLDFALQKCVEPAYERIGVVDAQWIVHQGVPSLGNQGNEDDGKARWRGVRERCKNEWKMFQDRVYKADEDYYKSIGVENMVPEANWVNMDKVQ from the exons ATGAAAACCGAAGACTATAAAAGAAGGGGAATATTAAGGCTACCGGGAAGTTGTCGTAg TTTCAAAAAAACAAATGAATGGATGAGTGCCGCTGTAACGATCATAGTCGGTATTGTTTTCGGTTTCTTCATTGGAGTATCGTTTCCGGATATTTCACCACCAAAG CTCAAACTCGTACCCTCGATTGATACATACATTGGTGACAAAAATTCGGGGCGTTCTACGCAAACAATCTTAAATGTGATTTCTGTCTCAAGGGACAATGTCTCAACCGAAGCTCAAAAACTTGATGATCCATCACAG ATTTTCGTCCCAACTAACCCTCGCGGTGCGGAAAGATTACCTCCAGCTATAGTTGCTTCCGAATCAGATTTTTATCCTAGAAGATTATACGGCAGACCAAGTGAG GACCCAACATTCAAACCAAAGTATCTTGTGACTTTCACTGTTGGTTATGATCAGAAAGATAACATTGACCAAGCAGTCAAAAAG TTTTCAGACAACTTCACTATCCTTTTGTTCCACTATGATGGCCGAACAACCGAATGGGATGAATTTGCGTGGTCAAAACGAGCCATTCACATAAGTGTTCCAAAGCAAACTAAATG GTGGTATGCTAAAAGATTCCTGCATCCGGATATTGTTGCACCGTACGACTTCATATTTATATGGGATGAAGATCTCGGAGTTGAAAATTTTGATGCTGAAGA ATACATTAAACTTGTGAAGAAGCACAAATTGGAGATATCACAGCCCGGATTGGATCTAAAAAGTAAGGGTTTGACATGGCATATGACCAAGAGACAAGAAGACCTTGAAGTTCATAA ATTTGTGGAGATCATGGCTCCTGTGTTTTCTAGAGAGACTTGGCGTTGTGTATGGTACTTAATCCAG AATGATTTGGTTCATGGATGGGGTCTTGACTTTGCCCTACAAAAATGTGTCGAG CCCGCATACGAAAGAATTGGAGTAGTAGATGCACAATGGATTGTTCATCAAGGCGTGCCTTCACTCGGGAACCAG GGAAATGAAGATGATGGGAAAGCTAGATGGAGAGGG GTGAGGGAGAGGTGCAAAAACGAGTGGAAAATGTTTCAGGACCGCGTATACAAAGCAGACGAAGATTATTACAAATCGATTGGTGTTGAAAATATGGTTCCTGAAGCGAATTGGGTGAATATGGATAAAGTTCAGTAG